In Microbacterium laevaniformans, a single window of DNA contains:
- a CDS encoding FMN-binding negative transcriptional regulator translates to MRQNPSFTVTDVAELCRILDENPWMTLVSHGPDGLVASHYAVLLDDHDDLTVVGHVGKPDDAIHGLGQHELLVIAQGPHGYISPQWYLPGPNVPTWNYVAVHLSGIPEILTPDENLRVLERLVARFESALPQPRPMWQPPNDEDFIRRLERGTVGFRLTPTKVVAKRKLSQNRPDETVDEIVEQLEAGSPYADPRLAGEMRRAHETLRAARGAQVRLNGPGEASPAPSTRPEEEL, encoded by the coding sequence ATGAGACAGAACCCGAGCTTCACCGTGACCGACGTCGCGGAGCTGTGTCGCATCCTCGACGAGAACCCCTGGATGACGCTCGTGAGCCACGGCCCTGACGGTCTGGTCGCCTCGCATTACGCCGTGCTCCTGGACGACCACGACGACCTCACGGTCGTCGGTCACGTCGGCAAGCCGGACGATGCGATCCACGGTCTGGGACAGCACGAGCTGCTGGTGATCGCCCAGGGGCCGCACGGGTACATCTCGCCGCAGTGGTACCTGCCGGGGCCGAACGTCCCGACCTGGAACTACGTTGCCGTGCACCTGTCCGGCATCCCCGAGATCCTCACCCCGGACGAGAATCTCCGTGTGTTGGAGCGGCTGGTGGCACGCTTCGAGAGCGCACTGCCCCAGCCGCGGCCGATGTGGCAGCCGCCCAACGACGAAGACTTCATCCGCCGACTGGAACGGGGCACGGTCGGCTTCCGCCTGACGCCCACGAAGGTGGTGGCCAAGCGCAAGCTGAGTCAGAACCGACCAGACGAGACCGTTGACGAGATCGTCGAACAGTTGGAAGCCGGCAGTCCCTACGCCGATCCACGGCTGGCGGGGGAGATGCGCCGCGCGCACGAGACGCTCCGGGCCGCGCGTGGTGCACAAGTCCGCCTGAACGGGCCGGGAGAGGCCT
- the pepN gene encoding aminopeptidase N, whose amino-acid sequence MPGENLTRIEAQERRAIVDTQSYDIALDLTRGPEVFGSRTVVRFGATEGASTFIDLIARDVREITLNGDAVEVSAFADSRIALEGLRAQNELIVDADCLYTNTGEGLHRFVDPVDGEVYLYSQFEVPDSRRVFAVFEQPDLKATFRFTVTAPAAWKVISNSPTPEPLAGDGGAAIWAFEPTPRISSYITAIVAGPYEATFSELTSASGAVIPLGVYGRKSLWQHLDAEYIFDKTREGFAYYEEKFGVPYPFAKYDQLFVPEFNAGAMENAGAVTFTETYVFRSKVTDAVKERRVVTILHELAHMWFGDLVTMKWWNDLWLNESFAEWASTIATAEATEWTEAWTTFNAMEKTWAYRQDQLPSTHPVVATINDLEDVQVNFDGITYAKGGSVLKQLAAWVGIDAFFAGVGQYFQKHAFGNTELSDLLVELEATSGRDLSGWSQKWLETAGVNTLAPELRVSDDGVISRFAIVQTAPADYPTIRPHRLGVGFYALEGGALVRTRHIELDVDGDLTEVPKLVGERQPDLILLNDEDLAYAKIRLDPRSLTTAIDHLAGISDPLARSLVWGAAWDQTRDAEASASDYIDLVLRNIGAETESTTVRTTLAQLQLAANAYVAPDKREVARVRVADGLWALAQGAEAGSDSQLQFVTAFASAAATATQWETVRALRDGELTLPELEIDADLSWALLVSLAAGGVVSSEQIDAALAADNTAKGGEFAAQAKAALPTVEAKRAAWASLVDSADLPNTVVRSAALGFVHPAGIAALESFVQPYFDMLLPVWESRTYQIANYLITGLYPAPLASLALRDATRQWLASHTEAPAALRRLVNENLAGVERALAVQERDADS is encoded by the coding sequence GTGCCTGGAGAGAACCTCACCCGCATCGAGGCGCAGGAGCGCCGCGCGATCGTCGACACGCAGTCGTATGACATCGCGCTCGACCTCACTCGTGGCCCGGAGGTGTTCGGCTCACGCACGGTCGTGCGCTTCGGCGCCACCGAAGGTGCGTCGACGTTCATCGACCTGATCGCCCGCGACGTCCGCGAGATCACCCTGAACGGTGACGCCGTGGAGGTGTCCGCCTTCGCCGACTCCCGCATCGCCCTGGAGGGTCTGCGCGCCCAGAACGAGCTGATCGTCGACGCCGACTGCCTGTACACCAACACCGGCGAGGGCCTGCACCGCTTCGTCGACCCGGTCGACGGCGAGGTCTACCTCTACTCGCAGTTCGAGGTTCCCGACTCCCGTCGCGTGTTCGCCGTGTTCGAGCAGCCCGACCTGAAGGCGACGTTCCGCTTCACCGTGACGGCGCCCGCCGCCTGGAAGGTGATCTCCAACTCCCCCACGCCCGAGCCGCTGGCCGGCGATGGTGGCGCCGCGATCTGGGCGTTCGAGCCCACCCCGCGGATCTCGTCCTACATCACCGCCATCGTCGCCGGCCCGTACGAAGCGACCTTCAGCGAGCTGACCAGCGCCTCGGGCGCCGTCATCCCGCTCGGTGTCTACGGCCGAAAGAGCCTCTGGCAGCACCTGGATGCCGAGTACATCTTCGACAAGACGCGTGAGGGGTTCGCGTACTACGAGGAGAAGTTCGGCGTCCCCTATCCCTTCGCCAAGTATGACCAGCTCTTCGTCCCCGAGTTCAACGCCGGCGCGATGGAGAACGCCGGGGCCGTGACGTTCACCGAGACGTACGTCTTCCGCAGCAAGGTGACCGACGCCGTCAAGGAGCGCCGCGTCGTCACGATCCTGCACGAGCTGGCGCACATGTGGTTCGGCGACCTGGTGACCATGAAGTGGTGGAACGACCTCTGGCTCAACGAGTCCTTCGCCGAGTGGGCGTCGACGATCGCCACCGCGGAGGCGACCGAGTGGACCGAGGCGTGGACGACCTTCAACGCGATGGAGAAGACCTGGGCGTACCGCCAGGACCAGCTGCCCTCCACGCACCCGGTCGTCGCCACGATCAACGACCTCGAAGACGTGCAGGTCAACTTCGACGGCATCACCTACGCCAAGGGTGGCTCCGTGCTGAAGCAGCTGGCGGCGTGGGTGGGCATCGACGCCTTCTTCGCCGGCGTCGGTCAGTACTTCCAGAAGCACGCGTTCGGCAACACCGAGCTGTCCGACCTGCTGGTCGAGCTGGAGGCCACGAGCGGCCGCGACCTGTCCGGCTGGTCGCAGAAGTGGCTCGAGACCGCGGGCGTCAACACGCTTGCGCCGGAGCTTCGCGTAAGCGATGACGGCGTCATCTCGCGGTTCGCCATCGTGCAGACCGCGCCTGCCGATTACCCGACGATCCGACCGCACCGCCTCGGCGTCGGCTTCTACGCGCTCGAGGGTGGGGCGCTCGTGCGCACACGCCACATCGAACTCGACGTCGATGGCGACCTCACGGAGGTGCCGAAACTCGTCGGTGAGCGCCAACCCGACCTCATCCTCCTGAACGACGAGGACCTCGCCTACGCGAAGATCCGTCTCGACCCGCGCTCGCTGACCACCGCGATCGACCACCTCGCCGGTATCAGCGATCCGCTGGCGCGCTCGCTCGTGTGGGGTGCGGCCTGGGATCAGACACGGGATGCCGAGGCGTCGGCATCCGATTACATCGATCTGGTCCTGCGCAACATCGGCGCCGAAACCGAGTCCACGACGGTGCGCACCACCCTCGCGCAGCTGCAGCTCGCGGCGAACGCGTACGTCGCCCCCGACAAGCGTGAGGTTGCGCGGGTGCGCGTCGCCGACGGCCTGTGGGCGCTGGCTCAGGGCGCCGAGGCGGGCAGCGACAGCCAGCTCCAGTTCGTCACGGCCTTCGCCTCCGCAGCGGCGACGGCCACACAGTGGGAGACGGTGCGCGCTCTGCGCGACGGTGAGCTGACGTTGCCTGAACTCGAGATCGACGCCGACCTCTCGTGGGCGCTGCTGGTGTCGTTGGCAGCCGGCGGGGTCGTCTCGTCCGAGCAGATCGATGCGGCGCTGGCCGCGGACAACACGGCGAAGGGCGGAGAGTTCGCGGCTCAGGCGAAAGCGGCCCTGCCCACGGTCGAGGCCAAGCGTGCGGCCTGGGCGTCGCTCGTCGACAGCGCCGACCTGCCGAACACCGTCGTGCGCTCCGCCGCTCTCGGATTCGTGCACCCCGCCGGCATCGCGGCGCTGGAATCGTTCGTCCAGCCGTACTTCGACATGCTGCTGCCGGTCTGGGAGTCGCGGACCTACCAGATCGCGAACTACCTCATCACGGGGCTGTATCCCGCGCCGCTCGCCTCCCTGGCATTGCGCGACGCGACCCGTCAGTGGCTCGCCTCGCACACCGAGGCCCCGGCGGCCCTCCGCCGGCTCGTGAACGAGAACCTCGCGGGCGTCGAGCGCGCCCTCGCTGTGCAGGAGCGCGACGCCGACAGCTGA
- a CDS encoding mechanosensitive ion channel family protein, protein MRYFSDSGGGATAPVIDPGVWTAILTWLGEAGVNLLTIAGIIVGAFIASWVLRLVIRRIVNRIVSGAKSKANVDDTQALERSPLAAMRLVQRTRTLGSILQNIVNVAIVTIAILLTFNVLAPSALGSFALLSAAIGAGLGFGAQNIVKDVLNGIFIVAEDQVGIGDVVDLGLATGIVEYVSVRITHVRDVNGTLWYVRNGEITRIGNMSQGWSRVIIDLALPVDVEIDQVEKTMLATAKNLAKDPKWRTRVIEQPEVWGLESITGDALVIRLVMKTRANAKDDVARELRMRLKRAMDEMGVTLPSMNTVMLAGLEGAQRVRGANPPRTRPTPVATADGKGIWKPKRGGKEAPASMASGGADAATSPDGSTTTPKKTDEESS, encoded by the coding sequence ATGCGGTACTTCTCTGACTCCGGCGGCGGAGCGACGGCCCCCGTGATCGACCCCGGGGTGTGGACGGCGATCCTCACCTGGCTGGGCGAGGCCGGGGTGAACCTCCTCACGATCGCGGGCATCATCGTCGGTGCCTTCATCGCCTCGTGGGTGCTGCGCCTGGTCATCCGGAGGATCGTCAACCGGATCGTCTCCGGCGCCAAGAGCAAGGCGAACGTCGATGACACGCAGGCGTTGGAGCGCTCACCGCTGGCCGCCATGCGGCTCGTGCAGCGCACCCGCACGCTCGGGTCGATCCTGCAGAACATCGTCAACGTCGCGATCGTCACCATCGCCATCCTGCTGACCTTCAACGTGCTCGCTCCCAGCGCGCTCGGCTCCTTCGCGCTGCTGTCGGCGGCGATCGGCGCCGGCCTCGGCTTCGGTGCGCAGAACATCGTCAAGGATGTGCTCAACGGCATCTTCATCGTCGCCGAGGATCAGGTCGGCATCGGCGACGTCGTCGATCTGGGTCTGGCCACCGGCATCGTGGAGTACGTCAGCGTCCGCATCACGCACGTCCGGGACGTCAACGGGACACTCTGGTACGTACGCAACGGCGAGATCACCCGCATCGGCAACATGTCCCAGGGATGGTCTCGTGTGATCATCGACCTCGCTCTGCCGGTCGACGTCGAGATCGATCAGGTCGAGAAGACCATGCTCGCCACGGCGAAGAACCTCGCGAAGGATCCGAAGTGGCGCACCCGCGTGATCGAGCAGCCCGAGGTGTGGGGCCTGGAGTCGATCACGGGGGACGCGCTCGTCATCCGTCTCGTCATGAAGACGCGTGCCAACGCGAAGGACGATGTCGCCCGGGAACTGAGGATGCGTCTGAAGCGGGCGATGGACGAAATGGGCGTCACCCTTCCGTCGATGAACACGGTCATGCTGGCCGGCCTCGAGGGCGCCCAGCGCGTGCGCGGCGCCAACCCGCCGCGCACGCGGCCGACACCCGTCGCGACGGCGGACGGCAAGGGCATCTGGAAGCCCAAGCGCGGCGGAAAGGAGGCCCCCGCGTCGATGGCCTCCGGCGGGGCGGATGCCGCGACGTCCCCGGACGGCTCGACGACGACACCGAAGAAGACGGATGAGGAGAGTTCGTGA
- a CDS encoding ArsR/SmtB family transcription factor, which produces MPFTQSQRPLYEVKANLFKGLAHPLRIRLLELLAGAEEVRVADLQSETGLEASHLSQHLAVLRRHRLVESERRASHVYYRLADPRVADLLTAARELLLGILSADGELLVDAQSLPALPAARS; this is translated from the coding sequence ATGCCATTCACTCAGAGCCAGCGCCCCCTCTACGAGGTCAAGGCGAACCTGTTCAAGGGGCTGGCGCATCCCCTCCGCATCCGTCTTCTCGAACTGCTCGCAGGGGCTGAGGAGGTCCGCGTCGCGGACCTCCAGTCCGAAACGGGCCTGGAGGCTTCGCATCTGTCCCAGCACCTCGCCGTGCTGCGCCGTCACCGACTCGTCGAGTCCGAGCGTCGCGCCAGCCACGTCTACTACCGGTTGGCCGATCCCCGCGTCGCGGACCTGCTGACCGCGGCTCGTGAGCTGCTTCTCGGCATCCTGAGCGCGGATGGCGAGCTTCTCGTCGATGCGCAGTCCCTGCCCGCACTGCCTGCGGCGCGCTCGTGA
- a CDS encoding ABC transporter permease — MTTATAPTASSAAQTRAAASPYHLTFARVVRSEWLKLLSLRSTWWSLAITVALSVGISLLMASALRDFDAGFAPVMVIVMPMQFTMLVAGILGAIAITGEYSTGMIRSTLTAEPRRGAVLIAKALVVAVVLALTTAVTYAIAVLTTAPILKTAIDWSDPTLSWFPLLAGVFAMAMFALIGLGFGFIVRNGAGAIAATVGVLFVLPIVLSMFSFAGEGWKWIVDASAYLPVSGAQSATTAGGEDVLRGVATLAAWPAALLLGAWASLRGRDA, encoded by the coding sequence ATGACCACCGCGACCGCCCCGACGGCATCGTCCGCTGCGCAGACACGTGCCGCGGCCTCGCCCTACCACCTCACGTTCGCCCGCGTCGTTCGCAGCGAGTGGCTCAAACTGCTGTCGCTGCGCTCGACCTGGTGGTCGCTCGCGATCACCGTCGCGCTCTCGGTGGGCATCTCGTTGCTGATGGCCTCGGCCCTGCGTGACTTCGACGCGGGGTTCGCGCCGGTGATGGTCATCGTCATGCCGATGCAGTTCACGATGCTCGTCGCCGGCATCCTGGGAGCGATCGCCATCACCGGGGAGTACTCCACGGGGATGATCCGCTCGACTCTGACGGCAGAGCCGCGTCGTGGCGCCGTGCTGATCGCGAAGGCCCTCGTCGTGGCGGTCGTCCTGGCCCTGACGACCGCGGTGACCTACGCGATCGCCGTGCTGACGACGGCACCGATCCTCAAGACGGCGATCGACTGGTCGGATCCCACGCTGTCCTGGTTCCCGCTGCTGGCGGGTGTGTTCGCCATGGCGATGTTCGCCCTGATCGGTCTCGGCTTCGGCTTCATCGTGCGCAACGGTGCCGGCGCGATCGCGGCGACCGTGGGCGTGCTGTTCGTCCTGCCGATCGTCCTCAGCATGTTCTCCTTCGCCGGCGAGGGCTGGAAGTGGATCGTGGATGCCAGCGCCTATCTGCCGGTGTCGGGGGCGCAGTCCGCGACCACCGCCGGTGGCGAGGACGTGCTGCGAGGCGTGGCGACCCTCGCGGCATGGCCTGCCGCGCTGCTTCTCGGAGCCTGGGCGAGCCTGCGCGGTCGGGACGCCTGA
- a CDS encoding ribose-5-phosphate isomerase, with product MRIHIATDHAGLEFSTQLQHHLAGQGHDVVDHGPIEYDPLDDYPAFCIRAAQAVVRDQAAGIETLGVVFGGSGNGEQIAANKVHGVRAALVWSIATAELAREHNDANVISIGARQHTVDEAIAFIDRFIATPFSGEERHARRIAQLAAFETDGTLVPDPRAGTPAPAGGESVDAMDPEAG from the coding sequence ATGCGCATCCACATCGCCACCGATCATGCGGGTCTCGAGTTCTCCACGCAGCTGCAGCACCACCTCGCGGGACAGGGCCACGACGTCGTGGACCATGGGCCGATCGAGTACGACCCGCTGGACGACTATCCCGCGTTCTGCATCCGTGCCGCCCAGGCCGTCGTGCGCGACCAAGCCGCAGGGATCGAGACGCTGGGCGTCGTGTTCGGCGGATCGGGTAACGGCGAGCAGATCGCCGCCAACAAGGTGCACGGTGTCCGGGCGGCGCTCGTGTGGAGCATCGCCACGGCCGAACTGGCTCGGGAGCACAACGATGCCAACGTGATCTCCATCGGCGCCCGTCAGCACACCGTCGATGAGGCGATCGCCTTCATCGACCGCTTCATCGCGACACCGTTCTCGGGCGAGGAGCGCCACGCGCGCCGCATCGCCCAGCTCGCCGCATTCGAGACGGACGGCACTCTGGTTCCCGACCCGCGGGCGGGGACGCCGGCGCCGGCCGGTGGCGAGTCCGTCGACGCGATGGATCCCGAAGCCGGCTGA
- a CDS encoding ABC transporter ATP-binding protein, with protein sequence MIVAENLTKRYGSTTAVDDVSFTVRPGQVTGFLGPNGAGKSTTMRMIVGLDAPSAGRVSVGGHGYTQSRSPLTEVGVLLDAKAVHTGRSARGHLRAMAATHGIANTRVDEVIALTGLEAVAGKRAGKFSLGMGQRLGIAAALLGDPQTLILDEPVNGLDPEGVRWVRQLVRHLAGEGRTVLLSSHLMSEMSQTADHVIVLGRGRVIADAPLPDLVRAWTRNEVLVRTPRASDLAGALGSPDVTVTDAGDGGLLVAGVSARAIGDLAAERGIPLHELTPRTGSLEEAYMALTEGAVQYKTKEIA encoded by the coding sequence ATGATTGTTGCTGAGAACCTCACGAAGAGATACGGAAGCACCACCGCCGTCGACGACGTCTCGTTCACGGTGCGACCCGGGCAGGTGACCGGCTTTCTCGGCCCCAATGGCGCCGGAAAGTCGACGACCATGCGCATGATCGTCGGGCTCGACGCCCCGTCGGCGGGCCGCGTGAGCGTCGGTGGGCACGGGTACACGCAGAGTCGTTCACCGCTCACGGAGGTCGGCGTGCTGCTCGATGCGAAAGCCGTGCACACGGGGCGTTCGGCCCGTGGGCACCTGCGTGCCATGGCGGCGACCCACGGCATCGCGAACACGCGCGTCGACGAGGTCATCGCCCTCACCGGTCTCGAGGCTGTCGCGGGCAAGCGCGCAGGGAAGTTCTCCCTCGGCATGGGGCAGCGACTCGGCATCGCGGCGGCGCTTCTCGGCGACCCGCAGACGCTGATTCTCGACGAGCCGGTCAACGGCCTCGACCCCGAAGGCGTGCGGTGGGTGCGTCAGCTCGTGCGTCATCTGGCGGGAGAAGGCCGCACCGTGCTGTTGTCGAGCCACCTGATGAGTGAGATGTCGCAGACCGCCGACCACGTGATCGTCCTCGGTCGCGGACGCGTGATCGCCGACGCGCCCCTTCCCGATTTGGTGCGGGCATGGACGCGCAATGAGGTGCTCGTCCGCACCCCGCGCGCATCCGATCTCGCCGGAGCGCTCGGCTCGCCGGACGTCACGGTGACCGATGCCGGCGACGGAGGCCTGCTCGTCGCGGGCGTCAGCGCTCGCGCGATCGGCGATCTCGCCGCTGAGCGTGGCATCCCCCTGCACGAGCTCACACCACGAACCGGTTCGCTCGAAGAGGCCTACATGGCGCTCACCGAAGGCGCCGTCCAGTACAAGACGAAGGAGATCGCATGA
- a CDS encoding SulP family inorganic anion transporter, protein MNVRIRNLLPSRRDYAGLRRTWRGDLVAGVTVGIVALPLALGFGVSSGLSAEAGLVTAVVAGVIAAVFGGSHVQVSGPTGAMVVVLVPIVAGHGPGAVVVVTLLAGVLVVLAGVLRLGRAVSFIPWPVIEGFTLGIAVIIFAQQIPALVSSHVAGASEHSSNAIVAAVQAFATLDPAYAAWALGAVAVVTACMWGAPRLHRSVPGSLVGIVVVAVAALVVGAPLARIGALPGTLPAPAPPALDLSSLAALTAPAATVAALAAIESLLSARVAASLGDTGTYDPDRELIGQGLASIGSSLFGGMPATGAIARTAVNVRSGGRSRLAAVTHAVVLLLVVLVAAGPVGQIPLAALAGVLMVTAVRMVHLDTVRAILRSTRADAVAFVATAVITVSFDLIVAVVIGVAFAGFFALRGMSQASQVRREDVRGQTQPGDDRIAILRFDGPLSFTSADRVSAEVDAVRGVSVVIMRMSQLELVDATGAHMLGEITQTLERRGITVLIKGVQPRHEDLFRTVGVLAALRHHNHLFTDLPSAIAHARSHVQRETTTA, encoded by the coding sequence GTGAACGTCCGGATCCGCAACCTGCTGCCCTCGCGTCGGGACTACGCGGGGCTGCGGCGCACGTGGCGCGGTGACCTCGTCGCCGGCGTGACCGTCGGCATCGTCGCGCTCCCGCTGGCGCTGGGTTTCGGTGTGAGCTCGGGTCTCAGCGCGGAGGCGGGCCTGGTGACGGCCGTCGTGGCCGGCGTGATCGCCGCGGTCTTCGGCGGCTCGCACGTGCAGGTGTCCGGGCCCACCGGGGCGATGGTCGTCGTCCTGGTTCCGATCGTGGCCGGCCACGGCCCGGGCGCCGTCGTGGTGGTGACGCTCCTGGCGGGCGTCCTGGTGGTCCTTGCCGGCGTGCTCCGGCTGGGGCGCGCCGTCTCCTTCATCCCGTGGCCCGTCATCGAGGGGTTCACGCTCGGCATCGCGGTGATCATCTTCGCCCAGCAGATCCCCGCGCTCGTGTCGTCCCACGTCGCCGGTGCGAGCGAGCACAGCTCCAACGCGATCGTCGCGGCCGTGCAGGCCTTCGCCACTCTCGACCCTGCGTATGCCGCGTGGGCGCTGGGAGCAGTGGCCGTCGTCACGGCATGTATGTGGGGTGCGCCCCGGCTGCACCGCAGTGTGCCCGGGTCTCTGGTCGGCATCGTCGTCGTCGCCGTCGCGGCCCTCGTCGTCGGCGCCCCGTTGGCCCGGATCGGTGCCCTCCCCGGCACACTGCCCGCTCCCGCGCCGCCGGCGCTCGACCTCTCCAGCCTCGCGGCCCTGACGGCCCCGGCTGCGACGGTCGCAGCGCTGGCCGCCATCGAGTCGCTCCTGTCGGCGCGCGTCGCCGCGAGCTTGGGTGACACGGGGACCTATGACCCGGATCGGGAGCTGATCGGGCAGGGGCTCGCATCGATCGGTTCGTCCCTGTTCGGCGGGATGCCGGCGACCGGCGCGATCGCACGGACCGCCGTCAACGTGCGATCGGGTGGGCGCAGTCGCCTGGCCGCGGTGACGCATGCCGTCGTTCTGCTGCTGGTCGTGCTCGTGGCCGCCGGCCCCGTCGGGCAGATCCCGCTGGCAGCCCTCGCGGGCGTGCTCATGGTCACGGCCGTCCGGATGGTGCATCTCGACACCGTCCGCGCCATCCTGCGTTCCACGCGGGCGGATGCCGTGGCCTTCGTCGCCACGGCGGTCATCACCGTCTCGTTCGATCTGATCGTCGCGGTCGTGATCGGCGTCGCCTTCGCGGGCTTCTTCGCGCTGCGCGGCATGTCGCAGGCGTCGCAGGTGCGGCGCGAAGACGTGCGCGGACAGACGCAACCGGGCGACGACCGTATCGCGATCCTGCGCTTCGACGGGCCACTGTCGTTCACGTCCGCCGATCGGGTGTCGGCCGAAGTCGACGCGGTTCGCGGCGTCTCGGTCGTCATCATGCGGATGAGTCAGCTGGAACTGGTCGATGCGACGGGGGCGCACATGCTCGGCGAGATCACGCAGACGCTGGAGCGCCGCGGCATCACCGTGCTCATCAAGGGCGTGCAGCCCCGACACGAGGATCTGTTCCGCACGGTGGGCGTGCTCGCCGCTCTGCGCCACCACAACCACCTGTTCACCGACCTCCCCTCCGCCATCGCACACGCCCGCAGCCACGTGCAGCGTGAAACGACGACCGCGTAG
- a CDS encoding Fpg/Nei family DNA glycosylase, protein MPEGHSVHRIARQFDRNFVGREISASSPQGRFAEGAAVIDGREAIEVRAVGKQMFLAFDGDVWLRVHLGMYGAWDFAGEIEIDPTIASANGRMGQTNQRGTDLDAVYDAAGENSLSSIGAPRKTRVHVRMSEQTRGLEGADDTEWPPPVVGQVRLRLLTAVTSADLRGPTACELQTPDDVQATIAKLGPDPLVDDLAEGEERFVAAVRRKATPIGLLLMDQSVVSGIGNVYRAELLYRALLDPHTPGKMVPEELVRQLWRDWTRLLVIGVETGQMMTMDDLDPEAYRRAMASRDDRHWVYHRAGLPCRVCGTEIVLEEMAARKLYWCPNCQK, encoded by the coding sequence ATGCCCGAAGGTCACTCCGTACACCGCATCGCGCGCCAGTTCGATCGGAACTTCGTCGGACGAGAGATCTCGGCATCCAGTCCGCAGGGCCGCTTCGCCGAGGGCGCCGCGGTCATCGACGGCCGCGAAGCGATCGAGGTGCGCGCTGTCGGCAAGCAGATGTTCCTCGCCTTCGACGGAGACGTCTGGCTCCGGGTGCACCTCGGCATGTACGGCGCGTGGGACTTCGCGGGCGAAATCGAGATCGATCCCACGATCGCCTCGGCCAACGGGCGCATGGGCCAGACCAATCAGCGCGGGACCGATCTGGACGCCGTCTACGACGCCGCGGGCGAGAACTCCCTGAGCTCGATCGGCGCGCCGCGCAAGACCCGCGTGCATGTGCGGATGAGTGAGCAGACGCGCGGCCTGGAAGGCGCCGACGACACCGAGTGGCCGCCACCGGTCGTCGGCCAGGTGCGGCTGCGACTGCTCACCGCCGTCACGTCTGCGGATCTGCGCGGCCCCACCGCCTGCGAGCTGCAGACGCCGGACGACGTGCAGGCGACGATCGCGAAACTCGGACCCGACCCTCTGGTCGATGATCTCGCCGAGGGGGAGGAGCGCTTCGTCGCGGCCGTCCGCCGCAAGGCGACGCCGATCGGCCTTCTGCTCATGGACCAGTCCGTCGTCAGCGGCATCGGCAACGTCTACCGCGCCGAGCTGCTGTACCGCGCACTGCTCGACCCGCACACGCCCGGAAAGATGGTTCCCGAAGAGCTCGTCCGACAGCTCTGGCGCGATTGGACGCGCCTGCTCGTGATCGGAGTCGAGACGGGTCAGATGATGACCATGGACGACCTCGATCCCGAGGCCTACCGGCGCGCGATGGCGAGTCGCGATGATCGGCACTGGGTGTACCACCGCGCCGGGCTGCCCTGTCGCGTCTGCGGCACCGAGATCGTGCTCGAGGAGATGGCCGCCCGAAAGCTCTACTGGTGCCCGAACTGCCAGAAGTGA
- a CDS encoding globin, giving the protein MSDDAETFYAQVGGHETFVRLVNAFYRGVAADDVLKPMYPEDDLGPAAERLTLFLEQYWGGPTTYSERRGHPRLRMRHMPFHVNPDARDRWLTHMRRAVDELELSPLHEATLWDYLQRAAHAMVNTFEPSGIGPERTPTASSLPLHPSDPTS; this is encoded by the coding sequence GTGAGCGACGACGCGGAGACGTTCTATGCGCAGGTCGGCGGGCACGAGACCTTCGTGCGGCTCGTGAATGCCTTCTACCGCGGCGTGGCCGCCGACGACGTGCTCAAACCGATGTATCCCGAGGACGACCTGGGCCCCGCCGCCGAACGGCTCACCCTCTTCCTCGAGCAGTACTGGGGCGGACCGACGACGTACAGCGAACGACGCGGGCATCCACGTCTGCGCATGCGGCACATGCCTTTCCACGTCAATCCGGACGCGCGGGATCGATGGTTGACGCACATGCGCCGTGCCGTCGACGAGCTTGAGCTGTCTCCGCTGCACGAAGCCACACTCTGGGACTACCTCCAGCGCGCCGCGCATGCCATGGTGAACACATTCGAGCCGAGTGGGATCGGTCCCGAACGGACCCCCACGGCATCCTCGCTACCGCTTCATCCCTCGGATCCGACGAGCTGA